The DNA region GAGGGGGGGAGCACGCGGAGTCCGTGGTGTTTGGCGTCTTGGATCAGAGTGTTGACGTTGTAAAAGCCCATCGGTTGGTTGTTGATGATCCCGGTGTAGAACTCGGCGGTGCGGTGGGCTTTGAGCCAGCACGATGCGTAGGCGATGAGGGCGAAGGAAATGGCGTGCGATTCGGGGAATCCGTAGTGGGCGAACGAGCCGATGGAGTCAATGACTTGCTTTTGCGTGGGCTCGTCGATACCGCGTTCGGTCATGCGGTCGCGCAGCTTTTGCGTGATGGCGATCATGCGGTCATCCGAGTGCTTGAAGCCCATGGCACGGCGCAAGTGGTCGGCTTCCGAGCCATCGAATCCGGCGACGATCATCGCCATCTTGAGGACTTGTTCCTGGAACAACGGCACCCCGAGCGTGCGGCGTAGAATGGGTTCGAATTCCGGGTGGACGACGCTGACCGGTTCGTAGCCATTGCGTCGGTTGAGGTAAGGATGGACGAGGTCGCCGACAATCGGTCCGGGACGGATGATGGCGATCTGGATGGCGAGGTCGTAAAAGCAGGCGGGGCGCAGGACTGGCAGCGTGGCCATCTGCGCGCGGGATTCGACTTGGAAGGTGCCAACGGTGTCGGCAGCGCAGAGGAGTTGGTAGGTTTTTGGGTCGTCCTTGGGGATGGTGGCGAGGTTGACCGGGCGGCCGCGTTGTTGGCACAGGGTGAGTGTGTCCTGCATGGCTGCGAGCATGCCGAGGCCGAGCAGGTCGACTTTTACGATGCCTAGGTCTTCGCAGTCGTCTTTGTCCCATTGGACGACCGTGCGGCCGGGCATGGTGGCGGGCTGGAGCGGGACGATGGAGTCGAGTCCCTGGTCGCAGATGATCATGCCGCCGGAGTGCTGGCCGAGGTGGCGTGGGAGGCCGTGGATTTGGTCGAGCAGGCGCAGTAGTGCGGGGTGGCGTGGGTGTTCTGGCGGGATGCCGGCGGTGGCGATGGTAGCGACCAAGTGTTCGTGGCGTGCAGCGGCGAGATCCTCGGCGGTGGGCGGAACGTTGCCGGGCCCCAGATCTTCGGCGCGCGGGGACGATGCCATTTCCGCGAAGCGGTTGGCGATGGATTCCGGGAACCCGAGCACCTTGCTCATTTCGCGGAATGCGGAGCGGGCGCGGTAAGTGATGACATTGGCGGTCATGGCCGCACCGCGTGGGGCGAAGCGGTTGAAGACGTGTTGGATGACCGATTCGCGGCGGGCACCCGATGGGAAGTCGATGTCGATATCCGGCCAGGACTGGCGGTTCTCTGATAAGAAGCGCTCAAAAAGGAGGCCGTTGTTGACGGGGTCGACGCTGGTGATGCCGAGTGCATAACAGACAGCGGAGTTTGCGGCCGAGCCGCGTCCCTGGCACAGAATGCCCTCGCCGCGGGCAAACTGCACGATCTCGTGGACGATGAGAAAGTAGCCGGAGAACCCGAGCTGGCGGATGAGTTTGAGCTCGTGCTCGATCTGGGATTTGACGCGTCGCGTCAGCGGCTGGAAGCGCGAGCGCAGGTGGGCGTAGACGCGGCGTCGTAGTTCGGTGGCTTCTTCATTTGGGCTCAGAGGGTTGCCGCGGGCATCGGGCAGTGAGGGGAAGCGGTAGCCGAGCGATTCGAACCCGAACTCGACGCTGTCGATGATGCGGCGTTGGTTGTCGATGGCGTGCGGGTGGTCGGCAAAGAGCGCGGCCATTTGTTGCGGAGACTTGATGTGCCGTTGTGAATTGGCGGCAAGCAGACGGCCCGCTTGGTCGAGTGTGGTGTGGTGGCGCAGGCAGGTGAAGGCATCGCCGAGCAGGCGCTCGGCCGGGCTGGCGAAAAGCGGTGCGTTGCAGGCGACGGTGCGCACGCCCAAGTGGTCTGCCAAATCGGTTAGCAGACGGATGGTGCGGTCTTCTCCGCGGATGTGGTGGCGGACGAGTTCGATGAAGAAGTGTTCGCGGCCGAAGTGGTCGCGCAGCTGAGTTGCGAGTTGGAGGGCGCGCTCCTTGTTGTTAGCTGCGAGGGCGCGTTGGATTGGTCCGTCGGCATCGCCGCTGAGACAAGTGATGCCTTCTGGAGTAAGCGTGGCGAGGTCGTGGTGCGGGCGGTCCAGAGGGTCGCTCAGATGGTGGCGGCTGAGAAACTGACAAAGCGATTGGTAGCCGGTGCGGGTGCGGGCGATGAGCGGCAGAT from Sulfuriroseicoccus oceanibius includes:
- a CDS encoding DNA polymerase III subunit alpha, whose product is MLHTRSAFSFLRGASQPEALVARAAELGHPAIAIADHDGFFGSPRAHRAAKAHGIRAIVATSVTLPDGTHLPLIARTRTGYQSLCQFLSRHHLSDPLDRPHHDLATLTPEGITCLSGDADGPIQRALAANNKERALQLATQLRDHFGREHFFIELVRHHIRGEDRTIRLLTDLADHLGVRTVACNAPLFASPAERLLGDAFTCLRHHTTLDQAGRLLAANSQRHIKSPQQMAALFADHPHAIDNQRRIIDSVEFGFESLGYRFPSLPDARGNPLSPNEEATELRRRVYAHLRSRFQPLTRRVKSQIEHELKLIRQLGFSGYFLIVHEIVQFARGEGILCQGRGSAANSAVCYALGITSVDPVNNGLLFERFLSENRQSWPDIDIDFPSGARRESVIQHVFNRFAPRGAAMTANVITYRARSAFREMSKVLGFPESIANRFAEMASSPRAEDLGPGNVPPTAEDLAAARHEHLVATIATAGIPPEHPRHPALLRLLDQIHGLPRHLGQHSGGMIICDQGLDSIVPLQPATMPGRTVVQWDKDDCEDLGIVKVDLLGLGMLAAMQDTLTLCQQRGRPVNLATIPKDDPKTYQLLCAADTVGTFQVESRAQMATLPVLRPACFYDLAIQIAIIRPGPIVGDLVHPYLNRRNGYEPVSVVHPEFEPILRRTLGVPLFQEQVLKMAMIVAGFDGSEADHLRRAMGFKHSDDRMIAITQKLRDRMTERGIDEPTQKQVIDSIGSFAHYGFPESHAISFALIAYASCWLKAHRTAEFYTGIINNQPMGFYNVNTLIQDAKHHGLRVLPPSVVDSEALTTVIDHQSIRLGLNRIRSLGRDAIERILHCRAAAPFTSVQDFANRTGLHKNDRRQLAKAGALNPLPNAGHRRAAQWQVELPLAQGMLAFAEPTPSPPPLPAMDASDRLNADLETQGHSVGPHPMAIWRRNTSQPPVATSATLQHMPHGQPVTTAGMVICRQRPGTANGHCFVSMEDEFGIINLFIPAKTFQQLRLTITGERFLLARGLVQISEGNVRTILTKQLHPLDAPTTTAPRSHDFH